TGTGGCCCCGGGTGCGCAAGCTCTTTGTGGACTGGGGGTACCGGGGTCTCAAGGGGCTGGCCGCTTCCCTGGGGTTGGAGCTGGAGGTGGTGGCCCGTCCCTGGGAGGGTGGGTTCAAGCCTTTGCCCAAGCGGTGGGTGGTGGAGCGGACCTTTGCCTGGCTGGAGCGGAACCGGCCTAAGGTAACGGAAGCCTAGATGTATTTAGGCAGGATACGCTTGTTGGTGAAGCAGCTGGCCAGGGCTGCGTAGCTGGCCGTGGAGGAGTTTTACGACAGCCTCTAACTTGCCGTGAGGCCCTACCCCTGAGTCCGGATCGTACCCCTCCCCGGCCACAAGGCCAAAAGCCGCGCCAACCCTCGCACGCGCCCGGAGGAGTCCCTTACCAGGCCGGCTGGGGTGTCGGCGGCCTTGGCCAGGATCCGGAGAATGCGGGTTCAGATCCCGTCAACCCGGGGATGGAGCCCCAGGGCTTCACCGCGGGCGAGAGCGCCCTCATCCAGCTTGTGCCCTTCCGCCCTCGAGGAGGAGTCATACCCTTTTATGCTGATACCTTCGTCCTAGGCCACCAGTGGAACAGGGTGTGCCGCCTGAGGGTCTCGGGGTCCTGGGCAAGGACGCGGCACCGCTCGGCCACCCCCTCCATCATCTCCTCAAGGTCCCGGAAGTACCGGTTGGCCACCGCCTCGTTCACCAAGGGCCACACCCGCTCCACCGGCTGCAGCTCCGGACTGTAGGGGGGCAGGAAGACCAACCGGACCCTCTCCGGCACCTCCACCTTAGGCGAAACGTGCCACCCCGCCCGGTCCAGGACCACCCACGCCTCCTCCCCCTCCCCCAGCCAGGCCTCAAGCTCCCTAAGAACCCAGCCCATCACCTCCGTGTCCAGCCCGTCCACCAGGAGGCTCAGGCTCTCCCCCGTCTCCGGCTCCACCAAGGTGCACACGTAGCACCACCGGTACCGGTGCGCCCCCACCGCCAAAGGCCTCTCCCCCCGCCGGTACACCGGCTTGAGGCCCAGGCGGTGCTCATCATAGGCCAGAAGCCTCACCCTC
Above is a window of Thermus islandicus DSM 21543 DNA encoding:
- a CDS encoding transposase, producing the protein MRLLAYDEHRLGLKPVYRRGERPLAVGAHRYRWCYVCTLVEPETGESLSLLVDGLDTEVMGWVLRELEAWLGEGEEAWVVLDRAGWHVSPKVEVPERVRLVFLPPYSPELQPVERVWPLVNEAVANRYFRDLEEMMEGVAERCRVLAQDPETLRRHTLFHWWPRTKVSA